The DNA segment CTCCTCCCGGACGATCTTCGTTTCCGGCGGAGGCTCGTCGGCGTCTCCGAAAAATTTGGCATCCTTGCCCGCGAGAACCCATTCATCGACGAGCGACTCCTTTCCGCACGACTCGCAGCGCGCCACATCCCGACCGGCATCAGGAGCCGACCTCGCCCTGTACCCACATTCCGGACAGCACAGGCTCCCGTCGGCTACCAGTCTGGAGAGATTCGCCAGCTTCAGTTTGCCGATGATGCCTTCCAACATTTGCCGGTAGGTTATCTGCAAGCACGCGATTGTCCCTATTTTTCCAAACATCAGCACGTTGCCGGGGAAATCCACGGACCTCCACACCGCTCCCTTGTGGAAAGGTGCCGGCCCGTGGAGGAAAAGAAACGATATCCAGCTTGGGAGACATCAAGGGCGATGCGCCGTCCACCCCCGGCCCTTTCGGAGAAAGCGCTTCCGTTCCCCGTCGGCTTCGCCGCGGGGGTGCATGGCAAGTCCATCACCGATCGCCCCTGGATTTAGTCCCTGAAGATCGCCCGGATCTCATCCAGAACCGCCTGCATCGGCAGTGACTCCTGCTCGAAATCCCCTTTCATCCCGGCGGCAAGCATCTTGTCCAGTTCCAAGAGGCAATGCCCGGAGAGATGGGACGAAGACAACAAACGAGTGATGACCTTTCGCTCTCCCTCCGTCAGCAGGACGTTATTCATCCCTTCCCTGAACCGCATCATCAGCGGCCTGAACGCACGGCCCGTCCGTTCGCATAGATCGTGGAGGATAGCGAAGCCCGCGGGATCACTGTCGCCGAAATGATGGAACTCCATATCATCAGGCAGCCATTGGAGCAGGAGCCGGGTGGCGGCTCCGGGAAAGCTGGTATGGATCAGCAGCACACCGGTTTTCGCCGCGGCGAGTTCATGGAATACGCATTCATTCTCCACCGTCACGCAGGCTCGCGTCCGGCATCGGATGAACGATGCCGCGGCGAGATCGATGGCTGAGATGGCCGTGGGCGCAGACAGCAGCCCGAAGTCGATACGTCCACCCGCGAACTCCAGCTCCAGTGGACCGTGGATCCACGCGGAACGAGGCGCATCCACGATGCCGAAGTCCGCCAGAGACGTCTTCTCGCCGGAGGTGATCGCCTCAATGGAAGTTTCCAGCCTAGCACGCCAACGCCCCAGTTGTTTCGAGTCACCGGTGATCCGCGAACTGGCACGCTGGATCAGCGCTTCCTCCTGCCAGTTCAGGACGGCCACGAGTACAGCGAGAAACCGTTCGTTGCCCGCGGCATCGTCCCGCTTGAACGGTGGAATGGGATCTCCCACCGAGGCGCATGCGGCAAGCCCGGCACACCATGCCCTCCAACCCTCCTGATAGGGATGCGGCACTGTGATGTCGGATGCCCTACGGAAAAAATCCGCCAGTTTGCCGCGTTCTTCCGAAGGAGAGGCGCATCCGGTCGCTGCGAACAACCATTGCTCTCCCCCATCGAGCTTCAATTTCAGAAATTTTTCATGACCCAGCCGGTCCCTCTCGATGACCAGCATGCCCCCCGACCTTCGCTCAGCGGCGAGGAGTTCCTGCACTGCGATCTCCCGCTCATCCCCGTCATGCACTGCGGCAAGGAGGAGGAACTTCTCCCAGTCGATCGTGTAATCCCTCTTCCCTCCCCGCCTGGCAGCGGAGGAACGGAGGTAGATTTCCGCGAACGCGCTGAGGGTTGGGTTCATGTCTCGGTGCCCTGGTGGTCGCTGTCAGAGATCCACTTCCTGCCTTCCGGAGAGTCCCGGTAGAGGATCACCGGCACATTGCGCACGCCGATCCGAGAACCCCGCCGCTCGTCTTTCCGCGAGATGACGATCAGCTCGTCACACTGGCTGAACGCGTAGGGGATGTTGCCGCTCGACATGGAGAACATGCCCTGCAGGTCGAGTTCGCTCATGGCCTCGATGCAGTTCTGGATCCGCTCGCCGGAGAGTTTGGAGAAGGCTTCGTCAATCGGCACCAGCGCCAGCGACGGATCCTTTCGACGGCTCTCATGGCGGTTGTAGGCGTGCAGGTAGCTGGCAAGGATGGCGACGAAATAAGGGCTCTGGTTCTCACCACCGCTCATCTTGCCACCCTGCTTGTCCACATCGATGGGCGGACGGTCCGGATCGCGGATGTCCGTGACGAACAGCTTGTAGTCGAAATACTGGCGGTAATCCAGCAGCCGCGCCGCTTCCGGACTGTTGGCGTTCTGGACCAGCAGGCGGAGGAAATTCTGGAGCGCGTCCTGCAGCTCGCCACCCATCTGGGAGAAAAACAGTTCATCCTCATGGTGGACCGCGTTCATGTCGATGAGGTCGCGGTAGATCTTGTACTCCGGATTCGGCCTGCGCTCGATCCGGTAGCGGTCATGCCCGATGGGCCGCTTGAGCTGGCTGTTGAGCATGGCGATGATGTTCTCCACGTTCTTCAGCGCCTGCTGCATGCGGCTCAGTACCTGGGTGCGGAACAGCGTTTCCCAGCGCTTCCTCTCGGTGCCGGACTTCTTCTCGTACTCCGGGATATTGGCGTCCTGGATCTGGGCGAGCCGTGATTCGTAGGGAGCGGTGTCGGTGCCGTCCTCCGGCAGGTCATCGAACTTCGGAGTGAAGGCCTTCTTGAAGCCAAGCATCTCCACCTTGAGATCCCCGATGGTGGCGGTGGTTTTCACCTCAGCGGCGGCGGCGGCCTTGCGGAACTCATTCGCGAGGACATCCGATGCCGGGGTGTAGTCGGAGGCTTCCTTCTTCCATGTGGTGTAGCGCTCCAAATGGCGGTGGATATCCACCGACAGCTTCACCCGGGCGAAGTCATCCTCGCGGCGGGCGGCGGTTTCCTCCAGTTGCTTGAGCAGCTTCTCCGTATCCTGGATCTCGCGGATGCGGCCCTTCTTCAGGATGGCGGTGTTCTCCGCGTGGTAGCCTTTTACCTGCTCCGCCAGTTCCTCGATCTCCTCATGGATGCGGTCGAACTCATCGGTCGCGATAGCCTGGATCTGCGACGTCAGTTCGTCGTGCTCCTCCTGCTTCTTCGGCAGGTCCTCCACCCGGATCAGCTCGCGGATGACGTCCTCATGTTCCGGCACGGCGGCGGATCGCTCACGGATCAGGCGTTCCACCTCATTCTCCAGCGGCTCCAGCCTACGCAGCGCGGCGTCGATCTCCGCCACCCGGGCATTCTTGATCTCAAGCTGGCGGCGCAGGCCTTCCTTTCCGATGAACGGCGTCCCGTTGTAGGGCACCGGACGGGCGAGCATGCCGTCCTTTTTATACAGGCCGTCCGGAGCCACCGACGACGCGTGCTTGTCCAGTTGGGAAGCGTGCGGAACACGGATCATCTCCCCGAACAGGGAGTCGATGCAGGCGCGGGCGTCATCGTCCTCCGTGGACAGCATCTCCGCAAGGGAGCCTTTCTTGACCGTCGTCTTCGACATCTTGCCCGCGGACGCACTGATGAGGCGCTGCATGCCCCCGTCCGCAAGATCGGAAGCCGGGAGCTGGGCCAGGATCGCCGCTGCCTGTTCATAGTGCCCGCCGGAAACAAGCACGGCGAATTTCTCGTCAAACACGACTTCGGCGGCAGCCCGCCATGACTCATCAGTCACCTCGCAGATCTCCCGCAGGGCGCGGGGCGGTGTCTCTCCCGGCAACAAGGGGAGCTGTGCCTTCAGCGCCGAAAGCAGCGGCTGCGGCCCCGGCGAGACGCCCCGCTGCAGCAGGTCGATCTGCGCCTTCAGCTCAGATTTCTCGTTCCTCAGAACACGCAGCTCCTCGCGCTCCGGCTCGAAGCGGGAGCGGATGCCCTTCACCGTCTCATTCGCGGCTTCCGCCAGCAACGACAGGGAAGACGCGGTCTGTTCCCGCTCGCAGTCTTCCAGGAAGCGGATGGCGCTTCCGAGACGGGTGGTGTCCACAAAGGGATGCAGCGGAGCCTTCGCCACCTGCTCCATCCATGACTTCGCGGACTTGATGCGCTTGCCCAGGCCGTTGCCGAGGCGGCTGGCGATGTCCCGGAGCTTTTCGATCTCCTGCTCCAGCTTGCCGATGTCATCGGAGAGCTTCTTGTAAAGGCGTCCGTCGGAGGATTCGTTGAGCAAGGTCGTCAACGACTCGCGGCGGCGGTTGCCGGCCTCGATCAGTTCCGCCAGTTCCTCCAGCCGCGCCTCGTCCTTTTCGTTCGCCTTCCGCAGGTCGCCCAGACGGCGCGATGTCTGCTCCATCTCCGTGGAAGCATGGAGATGGGCGAACTCCGCCGCCAGATAGGTGGCCACCGCCTGATCTCGCTCCGCATCGCGCAGCGTTGTCGAGAGATCCCGGATGCGCACCAACCGGTCGAGCTGCGCCGTCAGCGAGGCAAGCTCCCTTTCATAAGATTGGAAATCGCGGAAAGAGGAAACCACATCCTCCACCGGCACGGCCTCCGCCGGCAGCACGAACTGGCGGCAAAAATCGTCAAAACTCTTGAGGTTGGTGAACGACATCGCGCTGGGCAGCAGGCGCTGGAGCACATCCTTGTTGAAGTTGAGGTGCTGCGGGTTCGACATGTCCCGCAGGTATTCGCGCGGGGACGAGAACAAGCGCCCGCCCTTTGAGTCGATCATGCGCTTGAACGCGCCCAGCGCGCTCGGCCGCGGCTTGCCATCCTCCGCCTCCGTCAGGAAGTCGGACTTCTCCAGCGCCGCCTCGCAGAAGAACGGCGTGGTGGTGCCGTCGTTCTCGGCGGCGGAGCGGAACTCGAAACGGAGGCCCCATGTCTCGACCCGCTTGCCGTCCGGCCAGGTGAACTCCGCGGCGATGTAGGTGGTGATGCCCTTGTCGTGGAAATACTGCGGCTGTCCGTTCTCCTCACGCTTCGTGTCGAGCAGGCAGTAACTCTTGATCGTCCGGTCGCTCTTGTTGCCGGTGGCGGAACGGTTGAAATGGTGGTGCGCCCGCTCCGGTCCCACCAGGACGAGCATCAGCAGGTCCATGAGGATGGATTTGCCGGAACCGGTGACACCGGCCAGCACGAGATTCCCACGCACGGGCAGCGAGTCCCGGTAGCCATACCAGTTGAGCGCGTGCAGTTTTGTCAGTCGGATGGCCCGGCTCATGAAAGTTCCTCCTCTTCCTGGAATGCGGCTTCATCGCCTTCCTCGTCCGCGGGATCACTGCGGAAGTGGGCGGCGGTTTCCTGCCAGGCGGCCAGCTCGCGGAATGGCAGGACGCGGCGGATGGCGGGCAGCACCTCGATCCCGGTGTCCTCGAACGCTTCCGCCGCGGTCAGCTTGATGAGGTTTAGCCGCGCGGCCTGGCGCAGGATTTCCCGCAACCTTCCTTTCGGGATCTGCCCGGTGACGTCCGGCAGCAACTGGTCCCGCAGCAGGTCACCAAGCTCCGCGACGGAGAGGAATGCCTGGTCCGCGCCCTCATCACGCCACCTCACGTCACCTGCATACCACAGGGCCAGCCACACCAGCGTCGCATCCTGCGTCAACCGCAGGCGCAGGGATGCCGCCTTCGGCACCGCCTGGATGAGGCGCTCCTCATGATGCACCGCGACATCCAGCCCGTTGAGCGAGGCGATCTCCTTCACCCAGTCGTCGTGCTGGCGCGCCCAGTGGTAGAGGGCCGTGCGGGAAGCCTCCAGACCGTTGATCGAGCCTCCGGCGAGAAGCTCCTGCAGCACTTCGGCAAGCCGCTCGCGGTCGCTCTCCGAGAGCGATAGCAAGGTCGGAGCCGCGTCGATGGTGAAAGCGTTCGGTTCTTCGGCACTCATTTCTTGATGATGGCGAAATGTTCGACCCTCACCCCGTGGAGTTCATCGGTGGGAGGGGTGGAAAATTCATCGGTGACACGGCTGACCTCCAGCCGGTAACGGGCCTCCGGAGCCTCCGCATGGAGCAGCAGCGCGACCAGGTCCGGTGCCTTCAGTTCGTCACCCAGGTCCAGGTCGTTGCTTTCGATCCGCTCGCCCTTGCCTCCCGGCAGCGCCCGGATGAACCGGTTCGCCCGCGCAACCGAAAGCGACTCGCGGATGGTCCGTTGCATGTCATGCAGGCCGGACTCACGGTCGGTATCGGACACGGCGTCCTCGAACGCGTCCTGCTCCAGCGGAGGCCGGCGGTTCGGCGGAGAGTAAAGTGAATCCAGCCCGGCGGGCAGCTTCACCGCTGGCAGCAACAGATCGGGGAGATCCGGCAAGGAAGCGTTCACCCGCTGGAGCTTCTTTCCCGCCATGAGGCGGTTGGCTACTTCGAAAAGGCTTTTGATCTCAGTGCGCCGCTCCCCCGTCACATCCTGCAGATAGCGGAAACGTGCGAGCGACCGCCGGGTGAAATCCGCCGTGCGGCGGTCGATCTCGTCCGCCATCGGCAACACCCGCTCCAGCATCCCGATCAGCTCCTCCAGTTCTCCTGCGACCTTTGCCCGCGCACTTTCCGCTGTCAGTCCGGGGTTCCGTTTCAGAACCTCGATCTGCATGTCCGCCAGCGAAGGAGGATCATCCCCCAGCCTTTCCGCGATCCGCCGCACCGTGTCCGGCAGTCGCGTGGGCAGACGCGCTCTGACGAGCGCCGCATAGCAGGAACGGGAAATCTGTTCCGAGTAGTCATCGAAGACGACACCGAGATTTCCGCGCAGCGTTTCCTCCTCAAGCTGTTTGCGGGTGAAGCGCTGGACGGACTTCTGCATCGAGCGCAGCTCGTTCAGTCCCTCGCGGACGCTGGAAAGGCAGTTCTCGATGGTTTGCCACGGCCGCTCGGCCAGCTCCACCTCATCCGCCAGCATGGCGCAGACGCCGGTCAGCTTGTCGGTGAACACCGCCGCATCCGGCCACGCCACTTTCCGCAGGGCCGTCAGGATGGTCGCACCGTGGGCGTCGAAATGGATCTTCCGCCGCCAGCCACGCCGTGGTGGTTCCTCCAGCCAATGGCATTTCAGGAGATACTCCAGCAGCGCACGAGCTTTCTCCCGCAGATCGACTGGCATCTCGCCCTCTTCGTCTTCGAACTCGATGTTGGGATGGCGTTCCAGCGTTTCCACGATCAACGCCACCGCCTCCTCCCGGCCGATGCCGTCGGAACGGTCCGAGGTTTCCACCTCCAAGGCATCCAGCACGTCCACGTAGAACGGTGCGTTCTTTCCCGCCAGCACCCGGAAAAATCCAGCCCCCCGCGTTTCGCGGAAAAGGGCGGTGGAGAGATGTTCGGCGGACATGAGGGTGAAAGGGGCGGCATTCAACGGGATTTCCCGGGCCATGACAACCAGAGGTTGCAGACAAATCGCGGGCTGCCACCTGGGCAGAATTAGTCCGGAATTTCGCGAAAACCGCACAAATCAGAGATGAAGGCTGCCGGAACGAACCCGTCTTCCCGGAGTTTCTGCAAACAGCTCATCTCGGCAAACCCTTATTTTCCATGCAACGCTGCATTGGCGGCACGGACGAACTGATCCGCCTCGATTGCAGGCACCCACTTGGCGATCTCGATTTTCTTCCCGCCCACCAGCAGCAGCACCCGCTTCATCTCAGTGGTGCCATACTTTCCGCGCGTGACCGCCTTTACGGTGGTGACTTCGCTGCGGGGGTACCATTTTTCCCGAATCGACCGCTCGCCCTTCATCAAGCGGATGGACACGTTCGTTTCGTCGCCATCGAATTGGCTCCGGGCTCCACGGTTGCGCAGGACGAACAGAGCTCCGGAGGCAGCCGAGATCGTCACTACCGATGACATCAGCAGCCAAGCGGCACCGAACAGTCTGACCCAATCGGGCCCCCGGTCCTGTGGATTTCCGGGATTGATCACCCAAAAACCGATGCAGACGAAAAATATCCCCACAGGGAGCACGATCAACGCGGGGATGAGGATGGCGAGCCACGGCGTTTCCAGCGTGAACGAGAATGACGACTGCCTGCCAGCGGGAGGCGTTGCCGTCAACGGTGCATGCGATGCCATGGGTGGCAGGATGTCACCCGGCTGCATGAACGCCCGCCGCAGATCCGCCACCAACCAAGCCTTTTCATCATCCTCCAGCATCGATCCAAACCGAAGTTTGCTGCGCTTTCCTTCAATCTCGATCCCGAATACGGACTGGTAATTCTTTTGGTAGAATTCCTTCTGCACGATCCTCACCACCTCATCGAGCGCGATGGATTTTTCGCTCACGCGTCCGAACATCTCGCGGCGCAGTGCGATCATGGATCCATCCACCGTGAGCAGGTACTGGGCAAACTGCGCCCTCAAACCCAAATACAGAACGCCCAGTCCGATGATCCAAAATAAGCCCAGAAATGGGATGATCGCCCAGCCAGGGATGTCTCCCTGCTGTTTCGTGGGATCGGTGATGAAGCCGAAGATCATCGGCATACTGACCACCGCTATGCCAGACAACCAGATGCCGGCGAACAACAGAAAGCAGCCGCCCTTTCCACCCGCGGGAATATGCCAAGTGGTGCCCCCTCCGTTCGTGCTGCGGACAATCTTTGTGTCCGGCGGCGGTGAATCCGCGTCCCCCACCATCAGTCCGTCGCGGCCCGCCCTCGACCATTCTTCCAGAAGGACCGTAGTGCGGCAACGAGCGCACCGCATCGTGCTGGCTCCTGCATCCGGGGCATCGGTCGCGGCCGCACCGCAGTCCGGGCAGACCAGCCTTCCCTTCGCCAGGAGATCCGCGTAGTGGCGGTCCTTCAGTTTTGAAACGAGATCATTGATCATACCTTGGACGGGTACCTGCTCCGCTGCATGCAAGCTGCCCGGACCTAACAGCGATTTCAAGCGTTCAGACGACAGGGACGGCGTCCTTGTACAGGCACAAAAAGGACGCCACCCTCGAGAGATGGCGTCTCTTTCAAATCCAAGCGTTGCGGCTCACTTCGCCTGGCGCGCGCTGGCCTTGAGGCGCAGGGCGTTGAGGGCGATGAAACCGGTGGCGTCGTCCTGGTTGTAGGCCGCTTCCTGTCCGCCTTCCATGGTGGCGACGGCTTCGGAGTAGAGGCTGTGCGGGGACTTCCGGCCGGCGTTCATGACGTTGCCCTTGTAGAGCTTCACGCGCACTTCGCCGGAGACGGTCTGCTGGGTGTAGGTGACCAGTGCCTGGATCGCCTCGCGCTCCGGTGCGAACCAGAAGCCGTTGTAGACGAGCTGGGCGTACTTCGGAATGAGGGAGTCGCGGATGTGCATCGCCTCGCGGTCCACGACGAGCGTCTCCAGGTCGCGGTGGGCGGCGAGCAGGATGGTGCCGCCGGGGGTTTCATAGATACCCCGGGACTTCATGCCGACGAAGCGGTTCTCCACGATGTCCACGCGGCCGACGCCGTGCTTGCCACCGAGGAAGTTGAGCACGCGCATGATGCCATACGGGGTCAGGAGGGTGTAGCCGTCCTTTTCGCCCAGCACCTTGAAGTCGCCCAGATTGGAAATGATCTCGGCGAGACCGTCCGCCTGGAGGCCGATGGCGTTGCCCTTGTCGAAAAGGATCTGCACATACTCCGCCTTGTCCGGAGCGTCTTCCGGAGAGGTGGAGAGGACATACATCTCACGGTCGGCGGGGGTGGTGCCGTCATACCATGGGTCTTCCAGCATGCCCGCCTCGAACGAGATGTGGAGGAGGTTCCGGTCCATCGAGTAAGGCTTCTTCATGGAGGCCTTGATCGGGATGTTGTTCGCCTCGGCGTAGGCGATCATCTCGGCCCGGCCCGGAAAGTCCTTGCGGAAGGAAGAGTCGCGCCATGGAGCGATGCACTTGATCTGCGGGGCCAGGGAAGCGGCGGAAAGCTCGAAGCGGACCTGGTCGTTGCCCTTGCCGGTGGCACCGTGAGCGATGGCGTCAGCGCCTTCCGCGATGGCCACGTCCAGCATGCCCTTCGTGATGCACGGGCGGGCGATGGAGGTGCCGAGCAGGTAGCGGCCCTCATAGATCGCGTTCGCCTGGATCATCGGGAAAATGTAGTCGGCGGCGAACTCCTCCTTCAGGTCACCGAGGAAATATTTCGAGGCACCGGTGCTGAGGGCCTTCTGCTCCAGTCCGTCGAGTTCATCCGCCTGGCCGACGTC comes from the Luteolibacter sp. SL250 genome and includes:
- a CDS encoding Wadjet anti-phage system protein JetA family protein, producing the protein MAREIPLNAAPFTLMSAEHLSTALFRETRGAGFFRVLAGKNAPFYVDVLDALEVETSDRSDGIGREEAVALIVETLERHPNIEFEDEEGEMPVDLREKARALLEYLLKCHWLEEPPRRGWRRKIHFDAHGATILTALRKVAWPDAAVFTDKLTGVCAMLADEVELAERPWQTIENCLSSVREGLNELRSMQKSVQRFTRKQLEEETLRGNLGVVFDDYSEQISRSCYAALVRARLPTRLPDTVRRIAERLGDDPPSLADMQIEVLKRNPGLTAESARAKVAGELEELIGMLERVLPMADEIDRRTADFTRRSLARFRYLQDVTGERRTEIKSLFEVANRLMAGKKLQRVNASLPDLPDLLLPAVKLPAGLDSLYSPPNRRPPLEQDAFEDAVSDTDRESGLHDMQRTIRESLSVARANRFIRALPGGKGERIESNDLDLGDELKAPDLVALLLHAEAPEARYRLEVSRVTDEFSTPPTDELHGVRVEHFAIIKK
- a CDS encoding DUF4194 domain-containing protein, yielding MSAEEPNAFTIDAAPTLLSLSESDRERLAEVLQELLAGGSINGLEASRTALYHWARQHDDWVKEIASLNGLDVAVHHEERLIQAVPKAASLRLRLTQDATLVWLALWYAGDVRWRDEGADQAFLSVAELGDLLRDQLLPDVTGQIPKGRLREILRQAARLNLIKLTAAEAFEDTGIEVLPAIRRVLPFRELAAWQETAAHFRSDPADEEGDEAAFQEEEELS
- a CDS encoding SbcC/MukB-like Walker B domain-containing protein; the protein is MSRAIRLTKLHALNWYGYRDSLPVRGNLVLAGVTGSGKSILMDLLMLVLVGPERAHHHFNRSATGNKSDRTIKSYCLLDTKREENGQPQYFHDKGITTYIAAEFTWPDGKRVETWGLRFEFRSAAENDGTTTPFFCEAALEKSDFLTEAEDGKPRPSALGAFKRMIDSKGGRLFSSPREYLRDMSNPQHLNFNKDVLQRLLPSAMSFTNLKSFDDFCRQFVLPAEAVPVEDVVSSFRDFQSYERELASLTAQLDRLVRIRDLSTTLRDAERDQAVATYLAAEFAHLHASTEMEQTSRRLGDLRKANEKDEARLEELAELIEAGNRRRESLTTLLNESSDGRLYKKLSDDIGKLEQEIEKLRDIASRLGNGLGKRIKSAKSWMEQVAKAPLHPFVDTTRLGSAIRFLEDCEREQTASSLSLLAEAANETVKGIRSRFEPEREELRVLRNEKSELKAQIDLLQRGVSPGPQPLLSALKAQLPLLPGETPPRALREICEVTDESWRAAAEVVFDEKFAVLVSGGHYEQAAAILAQLPASDLADGGMQRLISASAGKMSKTTVKKGSLAEMLSTEDDDARACIDSLFGEMIRVPHASQLDKHASSVAPDGLYKKDGMLARPVPYNGTPFIGKEGLRRQLEIKNARVAEIDAALRRLEPLENEVERLIRERSAAVPEHEDVIRELIRVEDLPKKQEEHDELTSQIQAIATDEFDRIHEEIEELAEQVKGYHAENTAILKKGRIREIQDTEKLLKQLEETAARREDDFARVKLSVDIHRHLERYTTWKKEASDYTPASDVLANEFRKAAAAAEVKTTATIGDLKVEMLGFKKAFTPKFDDLPEDGTDTAPYESRLAQIQDANIPEYEKKSGTERKRWETLFRTQVLSRMQQALKNVENIIAMLNSQLKRPIGHDRYRIERRPNPEYKIYRDLIDMNAVHHEDELFFSQMGGELQDALQNFLRLLVQNANSPEAARLLDYRQYFDYKLFVTDIRDPDRPPIDVDKQGGKMSGGENQSPYFVAILASYLHAYNRHESRRKDPSLALVPIDEAFSKLSGERIQNCIEAMSELDLQGMFSMSSGNIPYAFSQCDELIVISRKDERRGSRIGVRNVPVILYRDSPEGRKWISDSDHQGTET
- a CDS encoding argininosuccinate synthase, yielding MKILVAYSGGLDTSVLLKWLKEKYSAEIIAYCADVGQADELDGLEQKALSTGASKYFLGDLKEEFAADYIFPMIQANAIYEGRYLLGTSIARPCITKGMLDVAIAEGADAIAHGATGKGNDQVRFELSAASLAPQIKCIAPWRDSSFRKDFPGRAEMIAYAEANNIPIKASMKKPYSMDRNLLHISFEAGMLEDPWYDGTTPADREMYVLSTSPEDAPDKAEYVQILFDKGNAIGLQADGLAEIISNLGDFKVLGEKDGYTLLTPYGIMRVLNFLGGKHGVGRVDIVENRFVGMKSRGIYETPGGTILLAAHRDLETLVVDREAMHIRDSLIPKYAQLVYNGFWFAPEREAIQALVTYTQQTVSGEVRVKLYKGNVMNAGRKSPHSLYSEAVATMEGGQEAAYNQDDATGFIALNALRLKASARQAK
- a CDS encoding Wadjet anti-phage system protein JetD domain-containing protein; its protein translation is MNPTLSAFAEIYLRSSAARRGGKRDYTIDWEKFLLLAAVHDGDEREIAVQELLAAERRSGGMLVIERDRLGHEKFLKLKLDGGEQWLFAATGCASPSEERGKLADFFRRASDITVPHPYQEGWRAWCAGLAACASVGDPIPPFKRDDAAGNERFLAVLVAVLNWQEEALIQRASSRITGDSKQLGRWRARLETSIEAITSGEKTSLADFGIVDAPRSAWIHGPLELEFAGGRIDFGLLSAPTAISAIDLAAASFIRCRTRACVTVENECVFHELAAAKTGVLLIHTSFPGAATRLLLQWLPDDMEFHHFGDSDPAGFAILHDLCERTGRAFRPLMMRFREGMNNVLLTEGERKVITRLLSSSHLSGHCLLELDKMLAAGMKGDFEQESLPMQAVLDEIRAIFRD